In Crassostrea angulata isolate pt1a10 chromosome 6, ASM2561291v2, whole genome shotgun sequence, a genomic segment contains:
- the LOC128188568 gene encoding uncharacterized protein LOC128188568 produces MPGGGMSGITVAGDAFTAYQALQKNKEHSFIVFKIQDEKTIIVAEKGDKSLTWDDLISRLPADNGAYVVYDLSYKAKSGAENTKPILITWAPDAAPIKVKMMYSSSKDSLKKALGQGLGIEIQANDLSDLDLNEIRQRQESKY; encoded by the exons atgcCGGGTGGTGGAATGTCAGGAATTACAGTGGCTGGTGATGCCTTCACAGCTTACCAGGCTTTACAGAAGAACAAGGAACATAGTTTTATTGTATTCAAAATTCAGGACGAAAAGACAATCATCGTGGCTGAGAAGGGGGACAAAAGTCTAACGTGGGACGATTTGATCTCTCGTTTACCTGCCGACAATGGGGCCTATGTTGTTTACGACTTATCATACAAAGCCAAATCAGGAGCAGAAAATACAAAACCCATCTTAATCACATG GGCACCAGATGCTGCACCTATAAAAGTAAAGATGATGTACTCGTCCAGCAAAGACTCTCTGAAGAAGGCACTTGGACAGGGTTTGGGTATTGAAATCCAAGCCAACGACCTGTCAGATTTGGATTTGAATGAGATCAGGCAAAGACAAGAAAGTAAATACTAA
- the LOC128188567 gene encoding aspartate beta-hydroxylase domain-containing protein 2-like, protein MMYIYALGMIVFLCIFVIAYFIKRKNKISKITEFSSCRNPNCVRCVQYRQVTVRACERYHQLCQIQADISDATQRIAKSLTRNSLHSTSSQLLEENVPNPLVFDLKELNPTEFYEMCSDVRLADDITVLEENKETILSDFLNINKPQHQERWLRNDTPEGQWRVFHLINQGKVMEENIKLCDKTFELVSKLQGVMKRNVFGNVVFSVINPGTIISTHYGPTNIRIRCHLGLITMDECILTVSGMNRKWQTGKCLLFNDAFPHGVTHLGSDEKGPRCVLIVDLWHPDITMQERNSIDYIFSPVNE, encoded by the exons ATGATGTATATATATGCCTTAGGCATGattgtatttctgtgtatttttGTGATTGCGTACTtcataaaaaggaaaaataagaTATCTAAAATTACCGAGTTTTCATCGTGTAGAAATCCTAACTGTGTCCGTTGTGTTCAGTATCGCCAAGTTACTGTAAGAGCATGTGAGCGGTATCACCAATTATGCCAAATTCAAGCAGATATTTCAGATGCAACTCAAAGGATTGCAAAATCTCTGACCAGAAATTCATTACACTCAACTTCAAGTCAGTTACTAGAAGAAAACGTACCAAATCCTCTGGTGTTCGATTTGAAAGAATTGAACCCTACCGAGTTTTACGAAATGTGTTCTGATGTTCGGTTAGCAGACGATATCACAGTTTTGGAGGAGAATAAGGAGACTATTTTGTCAGATTTTCTGAACATTAACAAGCCACAACACCAAGAGCGTTGGTTGAGGAATGACACTCCTGAGGGGCAGTGGCGTGTTTTTCACCTCATCAATCAAGGAAAAGTTATGGAAGAAAACATTAAACTTTGTGATAAAACTTTTGAATTAGTTTCTAAATTACAGGGTGTAATGAAGAGGAATGTCTTTGGAAATGTCGTTTTTTCAGTGATTAATCCGGGAACAATAATTTCAACTCATTATGGGCCAACTAACATCAGAATAAGATGCCATTTag GCTTAATAACCATGGATGAATGCATCCTAACAGTTTCTGGGATGAACAGAAAATGGCAGACAGGCAAATGCTTACTATTTAATGATGCATTTCCTCATGGAGTCACCCATCTTGGAAGTGATGAAAAAGGTCCACGTTGTGTACTTATTGTGGATCTCTGGCATCCAGACATCACAATGCAAGAAAGGAACTCAATAGACTATATTTTTTCTCCTGTTAATGAGTAG